The following coding sequences are from one Hymenobacter sp. DG25A window:
- a CDS encoding acyl-CoA dehydrogenase family protein: MEVTNKLTKGGEFIIKETDAQEVFTPAEFSEEQRMMYQTCLDFVQTEVDPLLERLDNHEEGLLEGLMKKAGELGLFGVSIPEQYGGYDMDFNTALLVTEGVGGGHSFPVAFAAHTGIGMLPILYFGTQEQKDKYIPKLTSGEWLGAYCLTEPGSGSDALGARSKAVLTEDGESYVLNGQKMWITNAGFAHVFIVFAQVDGDKFTGFIVERGTPGLSFGNEEHKMGIKGSSTRQVFLSDVKIPKENVLGEIGKGHLIAFNILNIGRIKLAAACLGATKRVVATSVKYANERIQFKLPISKFGAIKYKLAQQAIRTYAVESAIYRAGMDIHRMEQELLSQGQSHNEALLGAAREFAVECAILKVEGSEVLDYVVDEGVQIYGGYGFSADYPMDRAYRDSRINRIFEGTNEINRMLAVDMILKKAMKGELDLMGPAQAVQQELMAIPDFNTEEETGLFAAEKKTLQKLKKAILMVAGTAVQKYMNSLAKEQEVLMNIADMAIKVYTAESTLLRVEKEAGTKGEEAVANQIDIARVYLYDTVDLVNKAGKDAIASMTEGDEQRLLAMGLKRFTKADLFNAKEARRRIADAMIQANDYVY, from the coding sequence ATGGAAGTAACCAACAAACTGACCAAGGGCGGCGAGTTCATCATCAAAGAAACCGACGCTCAGGAAGTATTTACCCCCGCCGAATTCTCGGAGGAGCAGCGCATGATGTACCAGACCTGTCTGGACTTTGTGCAGACCGAAGTAGACCCTTTGTTGGAGCGCCTCGATAACCACGAGGAAGGCTTGCTGGAAGGCCTCATGAAAAAGGCTGGCGAGCTGGGCCTGTTCGGCGTGAGCATTCCCGAGCAGTATGGCGGATACGACATGGACTTCAACACTGCCCTGCTGGTGACGGAAGGCGTAGGCGGCGGCCACTCGTTTCCGGTAGCCTTCGCGGCCCACACGGGTATCGGTATGCTGCCTATCCTGTACTTCGGTACCCAAGAGCAGAAAGACAAATACATTCCCAAGCTGACCAGCGGCGAGTGGCTGGGCGCTTACTGCCTCACCGAGCCCGGCTCGGGCTCCGATGCCCTGGGCGCGCGCAGCAAAGCCGTGCTGACGGAAGATGGTGAGAGCTACGTGCTCAACGGCCAGAAAATGTGGATTACCAACGCCGGTTTTGCGCACGTGTTCATCGTGTTTGCGCAGGTGGATGGGGACAAGTTCACGGGCTTCATTGTGGAGCGTGGCACCCCCGGCCTCAGCTTCGGCAACGAAGAGCACAAGATGGGCATCAAAGGCTCATCTACCCGCCAGGTGTTCCTCTCGGATGTGAAAATCCCGAAGGAAAACGTGCTGGGCGAGATTGGCAAAGGCCACCTCATTGCCTTCAACATCCTGAATATTGGCCGCATTAAGCTGGCCGCTGCCTGCCTGGGCGCTACCAAGCGCGTTGTAGCTACCAGCGTGAAGTATGCCAATGAGCGGATTCAGTTTAAGCTGCCTATCTCCAAGTTCGGCGCCATCAAGTATAAGCTGGCCCAGCAGGCTATCCGCACCTACGCCGTAGAATCGGCTATTTACCGGGCGGGCATGGACATCCACCGCATGGAGCAGGAGCTGCTGAGCCAGGGCCAGAGCCACAACGAAGCTTTGCTGGGCGCCGCCCGCGAGTTTGCTGTGGAGTGCGCTATCCTGAAAGTAGAAGGCTCAGAAGTGCTGGACTACGTGGTGGATGAAGGCGTACAGATTTATGGCGGTTACGGCTTCTCAGCCGACTACCCCATGGACCGCGCTTACCGTGACTCCCGCATCAACCGCATCTTTGAAGGCACTAACGAAATCAACCGGATGCTGGCCGTAGACATGATCCTGAAAAAGGCCATGAAAGGCGAGCTGGATCTGATGGGCCCCGCCCAAGCGGTGCAGCAGGAGCTGATGGCTATTCCGGACTTCAATACCGAAGAAGAAACCGGCCTGTTTGCTGCCGAGAAAAAGACCCTTCAGAAGCTGAAGAAGGCTATTCTGATGGTAGCTGGCACGGCGGTGCAGAAGTATATGAACTCCCTAGCCAAAGAGCAGGAGGTACTGATGAACATTGCCGACATGGCCATTAAAGTCTACACCGCCGAAAGCACTTTGCTGCGCGTGGAGAAGGAGGCTGGCACCAAGGGCGAAGAAGCCGTGGCCAATCAGATAGACATTGCCCGCGTGTACCTCTACGACACCGTGGACCTGGTGAACAAGGCCGGCAAAGATGCCATTGCCTCCATGACGGAAGGCGACGAGCAGCGCCTGCTGGCCATGGGCCTGAAGCGCTTCACCAAAGCCGATTTGTTTAACGCCAAGGAAGCCCGTCGTCGCATTGCTGATGCCATGATTCAGGCCAACGACTACGTGTACTAG
- a CDS encoding acetyl-CoA C-acyltransferase, protein MNAYIVAGYRTAVGKANRGGFRFTRPDDLAADVIKHLVASVPALDPTRIDDVIVGNAVPEAEQGLQMGRLISLLALPMNVSGLIVNRYCGSGVETIAMAAGKIAAGMADCIVAGGTESMSLVPTVGWKTVPNYKLAKEHPDYYLGMGLTAEAVAQDYKISREDQDQFSYNSHQKAIKAIQAGKFKEQIVPIKVEETYLDPASGKKKTRSYVVDTDEGPRADTSVEALGKLRPVFAANGTVTAGNSSQTSDGAAFVIVMSERMVKELNLEPIARMVTYATEGIDPRIMGMGPIKAIPKALKQAGMKLEDIDLFELNEAFASQSLAVMRELGMDQSKVNVNGGAIALGHPLGCSGAKLSIQLFHELRAQNKKYGMVTACVGGGQGVAGIYELLK, encoded by the coding sequence ATGAATGCATATATCGTAGCTGGTTACCGTACGGCCGTAGGCAAAGCCAACCGTGGCGGTTTCCGCTTCACCCGCCCCGATGACCTGGCCGCCGACGTCATCAAGCACCTGGTAGCCTCCGTGCCTGCCCTCGACCCTACGCGCATCGACGACGTGATTGTGGGCAATGCCGTGCCGGAAGCCGAGCAGGGCCTGCAAATGGGCCGTCTGATTTCGCTGCTGGCCCTGCCCATGAACGTATCGGGCCTTATCGTGAACCGCTACTGCGGCTCCGGGGTAGAAACCATTGCCATGGCCGCCGGTAAAATTGCCGCCGGCATGGCCGACTGCATCGTGGCCGGTGGTACGGAAAGCATGAGCCTGGTGCCCACCGTAGGCTGGAAAACAGTGCCCAACTACAAGCTGGCCAAAGAGCACCCGGACTACTACCTCGGCATGGGTCTCACCGCCGAAGCCGTAGCCCAGGACTACAAGATTTCCCGCGAAGACCAGGACCAGTTCTCCTACAACTCCCACCAGAAGGCCATTAAAGCCATTCAGGCCGGCAAGTTCAAGGAGCAGATTGTGCCCATCAAGGTAGAAGAAACCTACCTGGACCCCGCCAGCGGCAAAAAGAAAACCCGCTCCTACGTGGTAGATACCGACGAAGGCCCCCGCGCCGATACCTCGGTAGAAGCCCTGGGCAAGCTTCGCCCCGTGTTTGCCGCCAACGGTACCGTAACGGCCGGCAACTCCTCCCAGACTTCCGATGGCGCTGCCTTTGTCATTGTGATGTCGGAGCGCATGGTGAAGGAGCTGAACCTGGAGCCCATTGCCCGCATGGTAACCTACGCCACCGAAGGCATTGACCCCCGCATCATGGGTATGGGCCCGATTAAAGCCATTCCGAAAGCACTGAAGCAGGCGGGTATGAAGCTGGAAGACATTGACTTGTTCGAGCTGAACGAGGCCTTCGCTTCCCAGAGTCTGGCCGTTATGCGCGAGCTGGGCATGGACCAGAGCAAAGTGAACGTAAATGGCGGCGCCATTGCGCTGGGTCACCCGCTGGGCTGCTCGGGTGCCAAGCTCAGCATTCAGCTGTTCCACGAGCTGCGGGCGCAAAACAAGAAATACGGCATGGTAACCGCCTGCGTAGGCGGCGGCCAGGGCGTAGCTGGCATTTATGAACTGCTGAAGTAG
- a CDS encoding 3-hydroxyacyl-CoA dehydrogenase/enoyl-CoA hydratase family protein produces the protein MNRTIKKVAVLGSGVMGSRIACHFANIGVQVLLLDIAPKELTPDEEKKGLKLDAAAVKNRIVNSSLQAAIASNPSPLYRKADASRIKTGNFDDNLKDIAQYDWTIEVVVERLDIKKSLFERVEQFRKPGTLITSNTSGIPIHLMTEGRSEDFKKHFCGTHFFNPPRYLKLLEIIPTPDTDPAIVDFLLHYGDLYLGKTTVLAKDTPAFIANRVGVFAIMDVLQVMQELGLTVEEVDKLTGPVIGHAKSATFRTSDVVGLDTLMNVANGLAQGLPNDEAKAVFQLPDFLKKMGENKWLGDKTKQGFYKKVTGANGKSEILALDLNTLEYKPSQKVKFATLEATKPIEKLADRFKVLAAGKDKAGAFYRKMFAGLFAYVTNRIPEITDSLYKIDDALRAGFGWELGPFETWDALGVEKGLELLQAEGKEAADWVREMLDAGNTSFYQVNKQGVKQYYDLESKSYKAIPGVENFVILDNLRATGKVLWKNAGASVIDLGDGILNVEFHSKMNTLGSDVIQGLLKGVELAEKDFRGLVVGNDAPNFSAGANLGLVYMFALEQEYDEINMMIAQFQQAMMRMRYSSIPVVGTPHGLTLGGGCELNLHCDRVVASAETYMGLVEFGVGLIPAGGGTKEMTLRTAAKYEEGEPEYNMLRNTFMTISTAKVSTSAAEAFDLGFMRRGDEVVVNSNRVIAQAKAAAIELADDGYTQPTQKTNIKVHGKGALGMFLTGVSAMKEGRYISDHDVKIANKLAYVMCGGDLSAPTEVSEQYLLDLEREAFLSLTGERKTLERIQSILTTGKPLRN, from the coding sequence ATGAATCGAACCATTAAAAAAGTAGCTGTTTTAGGCTCGGGCGTCATGGGCTCCCGCATTGCCTGCCACTTCGCCAACATTGGCGTGCAGGTGTTGCTGCTCGACATTGCTCCCAAAGAGCTGACGCCCGACGAAGAGAAAAAAGGTCTGAAGCTGGACGCGGCGGCCGTCAAGAACCGCATCGTCAACAGCTCCCTGCAGGCGGCCATTGCCAGCAACCCTTCGCCGCTGTACCGCAAGGCCGATGCTTCGCGCATCAAAACCGGCAACTTCGACGATAACCTCAAGGATATTGCCCAGTATGACTGGACAATTGAGGTGGTAGTAGAGCGTCTCGACATCAAAAAGAGCCTGTTTGAGCGCGTGGAGCAGTTCCGCAAGCCCGGCACGCTCATCACCTCCAACACCAGCGGCATCCCGATTCATCTGATGACGGAAGGCCGCTCCGAGGACTTTAAAAAGCACTTCTGCGGCACGCACTTTTTTAACCCGCCGCGCTACCTGAAACTGCTGGAAATTATCCCCACCCCGGACACCGATCCGGCTATTGTGGACTTCCTGCTGCACTACGGCGACCTGTACCTGGGTAAAACCACCGTGCTGGCCAAAGACACGCCGGCTTTCATTGCCAACCGTGTGGGCGTTTTCGCCATTATGGACGTGCTGCAGGTGATGCAGGAGCTGGGCCTCACGGTAGAAGAAGTAGACAAGCTCACCGGCCCGGTTATCGGCCACGCCAAATCAGCCACGTTCCGCACCTCCGATGTAGTAGGTCTGGATACGCTGATGAACGTAGCCAACGGCCTGGCGCAGGGCCTGCCCAACGACGAAGCCAAAGCCGTGTTCCAACTGCCCGACTTCCTCAAGAAGATGGGCGAAAACAAGTGGCTGGGCGACAAAACCAAGCAGGGCTTCTACAAGAAAGTAACCGGAGCCAATGGCAAGTCAGAAATTCTGGCCCTGGACCTGAACACGCTGGAGTATAAGCCCAGCCAGAAGGTGAAGTTTGCCACCTTAGAAGCCACCAAGCCGATTGAAAAGCTGGCGGACCGCTTCAAGGTGCTGGCCGCGGGCAAAGACAAAGCCGGTGCGTTCTACCGCAAGATGTTCGCGGGCCTGTTTGCCTACGTGACCAACCGCATTCCGGAAATCACCGACTCGCTCTACAAGATTGACGATGCCCTGCGCGCCGGCTTTGGCTGGGAGCTGGGTCCGTTTGAAACCTGGGACGCCCTAGGCGTAGAGAAAGGCCTGGAGCTGCTGCAGGCCGAAGGCAAAGAGGCCGCCGACTGGGTGCGCGAGATGCTGGACGCCGGCAATACTTCCTTCTACCAGGTAAATAAGCAGGGCGTAAAGCAGTATTACGACCTCGAATCGAAGAGCTACAAGGCCATTCCGGGTGTTGAAAACTTCGTGATTCTGGACAACCTGCGTGCCACGGGCAAAGTGCTCTGGAAAAACGCCGGTGCTTCAGTTATCGACCTGGGGGATGGTATCCTGAACGTGGAATTCCACTCCAAGATGAACACGCTGGGCTCTGATGTTATTCAGGGCTTGCTGAAAGGCGTGGAGCTGGCGGAGAAAGACTTCCGCGGTCTGGTGGTGGGCAACGATGCCCCCAACTTCTCGGCGGGCGCCAATCTGGGCCTCGTGTACATGTTTGCCCTGGAGCAGGAGTACGACGAGATAAACATGATGATTGCCCAGTTCCAGCAGGCCATGATGCGCATGCGCTACAGCAGCATTCCGGTGGTGGGCACGCCCCACGGCCTCACGCTGGGTGGCGGCTGCGAGCTGAACCTGCACTGCGACCGGGTAGTAGCTTCGGCTGAAACCTACATGGGCCTGGTAGAATTTGGTGTAGGCTTGATTCCGGCCGGTGGCGGCACTAAGGAAATGACCCTGCGCACCGCCGCCAAGTACGAGGAAGGCGAGCCGGAGTACAACATGCTCCGCAACACCTTCATGACCATCAGCACCGCCAAGGTGTCGACCTCGGCTGCCGAAGCTTTTGATCTGGGCTTTATGCGCCGCGGCGACGAAGTGGTAGTGAACTCCAACCGCGTCATTGCCCAGGCCAAGGCCGCAGCCATTGAGCTGGCCGATGATGGCTACACCCAGCCCACGCAGAAAACCAACATCAAGGTGCACGGCAAAGGTGCGCTGGGCATGTTCCTGACGGGCGTTTCGGCCATGAAGGAAGGCCGCTACATCTCCGACCACGACGTGAAGATTGCCAACAAGCTGGCCTACGTGATGTGCGGCGGCGACCTGTCGGCCCCCACGGAAGTATCGGAGCAGTACCTGCTGGATCTGGAGCGCGAAGCTTTCCTGAGCCTCACCGGCGAGCGGAAAACGCTGGAGCGGATTCAGAGCATCCTGACCACGGGTAAGCCGCTGCGGAACTAG
- a CDS encoding MarR family winged helix-turn-helix transcriptional regulator produces MTPEETVDYNIKVAWHAISRMYNTQAAKHDITTSIGFVLLNIDQENGTPATKIAPLLGLETRSLTRILRSMEEKGLIYKQADQLDKRSVRIFLTEEGLQKKEISRQTVRHFNLKVREKIPQSQLDTFFTVISQITAMIEGKTLFEDFTLKPLRSESKSA; encoded by the coding sequence ATGACACCGGAAGAAACCGTCGATTATAACATCAAAGTAGCCTGGCATGCCATTTCGCGCATGTACAATACGCAGGCCGCCAAGCACGACATCACCACCAGCATTGGCTTTGTACTCCTGAACATTGATCAGGAAAACGGCACGCCGGCTACCAAAATTGCGCCCCTGCTGGGCCTGGAAACGCGCAGCCTCACGCGCATTCTGCGCAGCATGGAAGAGAAGGGCCTGATCTACAAACAGGCCGACCAGCTGGATAAACGCTCCGTGCGCATTTTCCTGACCGAAGAAGGCCTGCAGAAAAAGGAAATTTCCCGCCAGACGGTGCGCCACTTCAACCTGAAGGTGCGCGAGAAAATCCCGCAAAGCCAGCTGGATACCTTCTTCACGGTCATTTCTCAGATTACGGCCATGATTGAGGGCAAAACCCTTTTCGAGGACTTTACCCTGAAACCCCTGCGCTCGGAGTCTAAGTCGGCTTAG
- a CDS encoding AMP-dependent synthetase/ligase yields MQVRRAFDVLPYQLENTPKSDCLAAKVNGTWEKMSTQQVYDAAQLVSLGLVKLGLKKDDKVAIISMNRPEWMLADYGISQIGAVSVPMYPSITVEDYKYIFTDAGVKAIFVSDIKLYEKVTEAIADLHIPATHIFTFDKIEGARHFSELVEMGKQGDPATLQPLKDAVQPDDLLTLIYTSGTTGQPKGVMLSHDNILSNCRNSQRFVPVNKDDMALSFLPLCHIFERMVTYLYMINGVSIYYAESMDVIADNLREVKPSIFTTVPRLLEKVFDKIVAKGHELTGIKKSLFFWALNLGLKYDTQKDQGVFYNAQLALANKLIFNKWREALGGNLKWIVSGGGALQPRLARVFWAAGIRVMEGYGLTETSPVIAVGGFEPENNMIGTVGPIIDNTEVKIAPDGEILTKSASVMKGYYNKPELTAKEFDEEGWFHTGDIGELVNGRFLKITDRKKEMFKTSGGKYIAPQVIEGKLKESPLVEQCMVVGDGQKFPSVLIIPAFDQLRGWCKRNGLDCTGPNDALIKNEKIVSMYEDLVKKYNQGFAQWEQVKKVALLPQQWTVETGEMTPTMKVKRKVIFQNNTDLIDSLYHTDSRR; encoded by the coding sequence ATGCAAGTTCGTCGCGCTTTTGATGTTCTCCCTTACCAACTGGAGAACACCCCCAAATCTGATTGTCTGGCTGCGAAAGTAAACGGGACGTGGGAGAAAATGAGTACCCAGCAGGTGTATGATGCCGCACAGCTCGTCAGCCTGGGCCTGGTAAAGCTGGGCCTGAAAAAGGACGATAAAGTGGCCATCATCTCCATGAACCGCCCGGAGTGGATGCTGGCCGACTACGGCATCTCGCAGATTGGCGCCGTGAGTGTGCCCATGTACCCCAGCATAACGGTAGAGGACTACAAGTACATCTTTACCGATGCCGGCGTGAAAGCCATTTTTGTGTCGGATATCAAGCTCTATGAGAAAGTAACCGAGGCTATTGCCGACCTGCATATCCCCGCCACGCATATTTTTACCTTCGATAAGATTGAAGGCGCCCGCCATTTCTCCGAGCTGGTGGAAATGGGCAAACAGGGCGACCCGGCTACGCTACAGCCGCTTAAGGATGCCGTGCAGCCCGATGATTTGCTCACGCTCATTTACACCAGCGGCACCACCGGCCAGCCTAAAGGCGTGATGCTGTCCCACGACAACATCCTGAGCAACTGCCGCAACTCGCAGCGCTTTGTGCCGGTGAACAAGGACGATATGGCCCTGAGCTTCCTGCCGCTCTGCCACATCTTTGAGCGCATGGTAACTTACCTCTACATGATTAACGGCGTAAGCATTTACTACGCCGAGAGCATGGACGTCATTGCCGACAACCTGCGGGAAGTAAAGCCCAGCATCTTCACCACCGTGCCGCGCCTGCTGGAAAAGGTGTTCGATAAGATTGTAGCCAAAGGCCACGAGCTGACGGGCATCAAGAAAAGCCTGTTTTTCTGGGCCTTGAATCTAGGTCTGAAATACGACACCCAGAAAGACCAGGGTGTTTTCTACAACGCCCAGCTGGCTTTGGCCAATAAGCTCATTTTCAATAAGTGGCGCGAAGCGCTGGGCGGCAACCTCAAATGGATTGTTTCCGGAGGCGGGGCGCTGCAGCCGCGTTTGGCGCGCGTGTTCTGGGCGGCTGGCATCCGGGTAATGGAAGGCTATGGCCTCACCGAAACCTCACCAGTTATTGCGGTAGGCGGCTTCGAGCCCGAAAACAACATGATTGGCACCGTGGGCCCCATCATCGACAACACCGAAGTAAAGATTGCGCCCGATGGCGAAATCCTGACCAAATCGGCCTCCGTGATGAAGGGCTACTACAATAAGCCCGAGCTGACGGCCAAAGAGTTTGACGAGGAAGGCTGGTTCCACACCGGCGACATTGGCGAGCTGGTAAACGGCCGCTTCCTCAAAATCACGGACCGGAAAAAGGAAATGTTCAAGACCTCGGGCGGCAAGTACATTGCCCCGCAGGTTATTGAAGGCAAGCTGAAGGAGTCGCCGCTGGTAGAGCAGTGCATGGTGGTGGGCGACGGCCAGAAATTCCCCTCCGTACTCATTATTCCCGCTTTCGATCAACTCCGGGGCTGGTGCAAGCGCAACGGGTTAGACTGCACCGGACCCAACGACGCGCTAATCAAAAACGAGAAGATTGTATCGATGTACGAAGACCTAGTGAAGAAATACAACCAGGGCTTTGCGCAGTGGGAGCAAGTAAAGAAAGTGGCCCTGCTGCCCCAGCAATGGACGGTGGAAACCGGCGAGATGACGCCCACCATGAAGGTGAAGCGCAAAGTCATCTTCCAGAACAACACCGATCTGATCGATAGTTTATATCACACCGATAGCCGCCGCTAA
- a CDS encoding formimidoylglutamase: MNLAIFFDPLLEDPLAAAPAPTTLGAYATRFVDTFPDWRAADLALIGLDEWRGSAAGAPASHAANAVRERFYQLQKGTGPIRLVDLGNLRPGLTLEDTYLRLREIVAALLEQKTIPLLLGGSHDLDYGQFLAYETLERPVSHVTIDSRVDMAEHDTAPAEESHLQRILMHEPNFLFAFSQIGHQQYLVQPGVLATLEKLHFETLRLGEVHTDVRQAEPLIRQADMMSFDLSALRWPDFPGYYPASPYGLTGEEASQLCWYAGHNDQLSSFGLYGYRPDHDPHGLAAFATATMLWYFIEGFYHRHGETDFQSRRFMRYAVGLPGTPAKLVFYKARRTEKWWLEVESLADSNLKRIVPCSYQDYLHAAQGDLPNRWILTQALLG; this comes from the coding sequence ATGAACCTTGCGATTTTCTTTGATCCGCTTCTCGAAGATCCGCTGGCCGCGGCGCCTGCGCCCACTACGTTAGGGGCCTATGCCACACGCTTTGTGGATACGTTTCCCGACTGGCGCGCGGCTGATCTGGCCCTGATTGGGCTGGATGAGTGGCGGGGCAGCGCCGCCGGAGCCCCGGCCAGCCATGCCGCCAACGCCGTGCGCGAGCGGTTTTACCAGCTGCAGAAAGGCACAGGACCCATTCGGCTGGTGGATTTGGGCAACCTGCGCCCCGGCCTTACCCTGGAAGATACGTACCTGCGCCTGCGGGAAATTGTGGCGGCCCTGCTGGAGCAAAAAACCATTCCGCTGCTGCTGGGCGGCAGCCACGACCTGGACTACGGCCAGTTTCTGGCTTACGAAACCCTGGAGCGTCCCGTCAGCCACGTTACCATCGATTCGCGCGTGGACATGGCCGAGCACGATACGGCCCCGGCTGAAGAATCGCACCTGCAGCGTATTCTGATGCACGAGCCAAACTTCCTATTTGCCTTCAGTCAGATTGGCCACCAGCAATACCTGGTGCAGCCTGGTGTGCTGGCCACGCTGGAAAAGCTGCATTTTGAAACCCTGCGCCTGGGCGAAGTGCATACCGATGTCCGGCAGGCCGAGCCGCTGATCCGACAGGCCGATATGATGAGCTTTGACCTCTCCGCGCTGCGCTGGCCGGACTTTCCGGGCTACTACCCGGCCAGTCCCTACGGCCTTACCGGCGAGGAGGCCTCCCAGCTGTGCTGGTATGCCGGCCACAACGACCAGCTGAGCTCCTTCGGCCTGTATGGCTACCGCCCCGACCACGACCCGCATGGGCTGGCCGCGTTTGCTACGGCCACCATGCTGTGGTACTTCATTGAGGGCTTTTACCACCGCCACGGCGAAACCGACTTCCAAAGCCGCCGCTTTATGCGCTACGCCGTGGGCCTGCCGGGCACGCCGGCCAAACTGGTGTTCTACAAGGCGCGGCGCACAGAAAAATGGTGGCTGGAAGTGGAAAGCCTCGCCGACAGCAACCTCAAGCGCATTGTACCCTGCAGCTACCAAGACTACCTGCACGCCGCCCAGGGCGACCTGCCTAACCGCTGGATTCTGACGCAGGCCCTGTTGGGATGA
- a CDS encoding cytochrome b5 domain-containing protein has protein sequence MTLATGNPQPATESLPEYSRAQLALRNGQDRDEIWVSYQGLIYDVTRSRLWRRGNHYEHWAGQDLTRELDVDAPHTPNVFDRFPVIGRLKAAAASARS, from the coding sequence ATGACCCTGGCAACTGGCAATCCGCAACCGGCAACCGAAAGCCTGCCCGAATACTCCCGCGCCCAGCTGGCCCTGCGCAACGGGCAGGACCGGGACGAAATCTGGGTGAGCTACCAGGGGCTGATTTACGATGTAACCCGCTCCCGCCTGTGGCGGCGCGGCAACCATTATGAGCACTGGGCGGGCCAGGACCTTACCCGCGAGTTGGACGTAGATGCGCCGCACACGCCCAACGTTTTCGACCGGTTTCCGGTTATAGGACGGCTGAAAGCCGCGGCTGCTTCGGCCAGGTCTTAA
- the murQ gene encoding N-acetylmuramic acid 6-phosphate etherase, giving the protein MPILFFVNNTESPSSFHNLETLSTHELLAGINSVDQTVPLAVAKALPQIEALVEATVARLRAGGRLFYIGAGTSGRLGILDASECPPTFGVPQGLVIGLIAGGDTAIRQAVENAEDDAEQAWQDLLAFGINEKDMVVGIAASGRTPYVIGGLEQARRLGIATGCIVCNAGSAVAAAAEFPVEVVTGPEFVTGSTRMKAGTAQKLVLNMLTTATMIQLGRVKGNKMVDMQLSNAKLVDRGEKMLMDELGIDQAEAAQLLAKHGSVRAALDASHLR; this is encoded by the coding sequence TTGCCCATACTATTCTTTGTGAACAACACCGAAAGCCCTTCCTCCTTCCATAATCTCGAAACGCTGAGTACCCACGAGCTGCTGGCCGGCATTAACAGTGTGGACCAAACGGTGCCGCTGGCCGTAGCGAAGGCCCTACCCCAGATAGAAGCGTTGGTGGAAGCTACCGTAGCCCGGCTGCGGGCAGGCGGCCGCCTTTTTTACATTGGCGCCGGCACCAGTGGCCGCCTGGGTATTCTGGATGCCTCGGAGTGCCCGCCCACGTTTGGCGTGCCCCAGGGGCTGGTTATCGGGCTGATTGCGGGCGGTGATACAGCCATCCGGCAGGCCGTGGAAAACGCGGAGGACGATGCGGAGCAGGCCTGGCAGGACTTGCTGGCCTTCGGCATCAATGAGAAAGATATGGTGGTGGGCATTGCCGCCTCGGGCCGCACGCCTTATGTCATTGGTGGCCTGGAGCAGGCCCGCCGGCTCGGCATAGCTACCGGCTGTATTGTGTGCAATGCGGGCTCCGCTGTGGCAGCGGCCGCCGAGTTTCCGGTGGAAGTAGTAACAGGGCCTGAGTTTGTGACGGGCAGCACCCGCATGAAAGCCGGCACCGCGCAAAAGCTGGTGCTGAATATGCTTACTACGGCCACCATGATTCAGCTGGGTCGCGTGAAAGGCAATAAAATGGTAGATATGCAGCTCAGCAACGCTAAGCTGGTAGACCGCGGCGAGAAGATGCTGATGGACGAGTTGGGCATTGATCAGGCAGAAGCTGCTCAATTGCTGGCGAAACACGGCTCCGTGCGGGCCGCGCTGGACGCCTCCCATCTTCGCTAG